In Juglans regia cultivar Chandler chromosome 13, Walnut 2.0, whole genome shotgun sequence, the following proteins share a genomic window:
- the LOC109012139 gene encoding expansin-like A2: protein MAVFICFLFFLISSATACNRCVHQTRAAYFTRASALSSGACGYGSLALGFNSELLAGGVASLYNDGAGCGACFQIRCKNKTLCTGKGTRVILTDRNDNNQLDFVLSIKAFTAMALQGMSQHVLDQGIVDVEYKRIPCKYGNRNLTVRVEELSQKPRYLAVKFMYQGGQTEIVGVDVAQVGSSNWVSMSRNYGAIWDTGRVPSGPLQFRFLVTAGYDGKWVWAQHVLPADWNLGAIYDSGVQITGIAQEACSPCDKGTWK, encoded by the exons ATGGCCGTCTTTATttgcttccttttctttcttatttcatCTGCAACTGCTTGCAATCGTTGTGTGCACCAAACTAGGGCTGCCTATTTCACTCGAGCTTCAGCACTTTCAT CTGGGGCTTGTGGGTATGGTTCCTTGGCATTAGGCTTCAACAGTGAACTACTTGCAGGCGGGGTTGCTTCCCTTTACAACGATGGAGCTGGTTGTGGAGCGTGTTTCCAG ATAAGATGCAAGAACAAAACTCTTTGTACCGGAAAAGGGACTAGAGTGATTTTGACGGATCGTAATGACAATAACCAATTAGACTTTGTTCTCAGCATCAAAGCTTTCACGGCTATGGCTCTACAAGGGATGAGCCAACACGTTTTGGATCAAGGGATCGTGGACGTGGAGTACAAGAG GATACCTTGTAAATACGGGAATCGGAATTTGACCGTGCGAGTGGAAGAATTAAGCCAAAAACCACGTTACTTGGCAGTCAAATTTATGTATCAAGGTGGTCAGACAGAGATAGTGGGTGTGGATGTGGCTCAG GTTGGTTCCTCGAACTGGGTTTCCATGAGCAGAAATTATGGGGCAATCTGGGACACAGGCAGAGTGCCATCTGGGCCACTGCAATTCCGGTTTCTAGTAACAGCTGGGTACGACGGGAAGTGGGTTTGGGCACAACATGTTCTTCCTGCTGACTGGAATTTAGGAGCAATATATGACTCAGGAGTTCAAATAACTGGTATTGCACAAGAGGCCTGCTCTCCATGCGACAAAGGGACCTGGAAATGA
- the LOC118344187 gene encoding alanine--tRNA ligase, chloroplastic/mitochondrial-like, translated as MVRNEVSALRAKAAEYKASTVASKAFPVGSSKKIMILVECMDDIDADSLKSAAEYLVDVLQDPAAVVLGSCPGEGKVSLVAAFTPGVVDLGVQAGKFIGPIAKLCGGGGGGRPNFAQAGGRKPENLSSALDKAQSELVSILTEKAS; from the exons ATGGTAAGAAATGAAGTTTCTGCTTTGCGAGCCAAGGCAGCAGAATACAAAGCATCAACCGTTGCGAGCAAGGCATTCCCAGTGGGCAGTTCAAAAAAGATCAT GATATTAGTTGAGTGCATGGATGATATTGACGCTGATTCACTGAAAAGTGCGGCTGAATATCTGGTGGATGTACTACAAGACCCAGCAGCTGTGGTATTGGGTTCATGTCCAGGTGAAGGGAAGGTTAGTTTGGTTGCCGCATTCACTCCTGGAGTCGTGGATTTAGGAGTACAGGCAGGGAAGTTCATAGGACCTATAGCTAAGTTGTGTGGTGGGGGAGGGGGTGGCAGGCCCAATTTTGCTCAGGCAGGCGGGAGGAAACCTGAGAATTTGTCAAGTGCCCTAGACAAAGCCCAATCAGAGCTTGTCTCAATCCTGACTGAGAAGGCAAGCTGA
- the LOC118343663 gene encoding expansin-like A1 — MSGTTATEKWSRRMSRKNWEMLACSPHSSTNVYIYVPQPLLLLDTRNKMAVFLCFLFFLISSATACERCVHQTKAAYFNPASALSSGACGYGPLALGFNSGRLAGGVASLYKDGAGCGACFQIRCKNTTLCTGKGTRVILTDRHDNNQVDFVLSSRAFTDMAQKGMSQHILEQGIVDVEYKRVPCKYGNQNLTARVEELSLRPHYLAVKFLYQGGQTEIEGVDVAQVGSSNWGFMRRNYGAMWDTSRVPSGPLQFRFVVRAGYDGKWVWAQHVLPSDWNSGAIYDSGVQITDIAQESCSPCDKENWK; from the exons ATGAGTGGCACTACAGCCACCGAAAAATGGTCGCGAAGGATGTCCCGAAAAAATTGGGAAATGCTGGCCTGTAGTCCACACTCATCTAcaaacgtgtatatatatgtacctcAACCATTGCTCCTCCTCGACACTCGTAACAAAATGGCCGTCTTTCTttgcttccttttctttcttatttcatCTGCAACTGCTTGCGAACGTTGTGTGCACCAAACTAAGGCTGCCTATTTCAATCCAGCTTCAGCACTTTCAT CTGGGGCTTGTGGGTATGGTCCCTTGGCATTAGGCTTCAACAGTGGACGACTTGCAGGCGGGGTTGCTTCCCTTTACAAGGATGGAGCTGGTTGTGGAGCATGTTTCCAG ATAAGATGCAAGAACACAACTCTTTGTACCGGAAAAGGGACTAGAGTGATTTTGACGGATCGTCATGACAATAACCAAGTAGACTTTGTTCTCAGCAGCAGAGCTTTCACGGATATGGCTCAAAAAGGGATGAGCCAACACATTTTGGAACAAGGGATCGTGGACGTGGAGTACAAGAG GGTACCTTGTAAATACGGGAATCAGAATTTGACCGCGCGAGTGGAAGAATTAAGCCTAAGACCGCATTACTTGGCAGTCAAATTTCTGTATCAAGGTGGTCAGACAGAGATAGAGGGTGTGGATGTGGCTCAG GTTGGTTCCTCGAACTGGGGTTTCATGAGAAGAAATTATGGGGCAATGTGGGACACAAGCAGAGTGCCATCTGGGCCGCTGCAATTCCGGTTTGTAGTAAGAGCTGGGTACGACGGGAAGTGGGTTTGGGCACAGCATGTTCTCCCTTCTGACTGGAATTCGGGAGCAATATATGACTCAGGAGTTCAAATAACTGATATTGCACAAGAGAGCTGCTCTCCATGCGACAAAGAGAACTGGAAATGA